aagggtgaagtgttacaattgtgacaataaTGATCACTAtactcgcgactgtcgtgagccaaagaaggtatacacccaTTGTAtatttcagaactttgcttatgtatcaagttctgtattcttaactgagtctaatcatttgtggactgtagattcaggagcaacagaccatgtagcgaaggttagaaaatccttcgtggaattccgacgagtaccaactggaactaaatGAATCTATGTAGGAAACAATTCCAGAGCAGAAGTAAAAAggattggcacatgccaactaaACATGCGTGGTGAACGCACTTTGTttctacatgatgtattgtatgctacAGAGATTCGTCAGAATTTAGTGTctattttagtgttggttaagcttggttttaatatgaacttccataataatggtgtggatttgtatttggatacaaattactataattgttgttattttctagatggtttcattgtattaaatATTGACTACAAGGGTGCCTCACAACTTAAGAAACATCATAGTTACGAATAAACAGAAGTGGCATGTGATGCCAAAGCAATTAACAATATATTGCCCCATcaattcctttcttcttcaatgaATACCAATCCGAAGAAATTTCAGATTTTAGCTTGTTCCTAGCATAGTCTCTGGGACCTCCAAGGCTACTGAATTCTGTTCTTTATCATATTTCTAGGTGTCAGGACTGTTCTTAAGTACTCGGGACAAAAGCCTTGAGCTACAACTTGCCATGTAAGCTCGAGATTGAAAAACTTCTACAAGCTCCAGAATTTAACAACTGATTCATCTCAATCCAGGAGCAAATAATACATTCCTCAGGGATAACTATGAGCTCAAGACAAGGGATTTTGTACAAACTCGCATTATGCAAAACCTGAAGAGATGGACCAAGACCGGCTAAGTCAGAATTTTGGTGAGAGAGATTGAAAAGGCCTCCATGCACCAGCTTCTAGTAAGGTGTGGATGCTTCTCACAACTTCATATCTGTACAAAAGAATTTTCCTTGACAGAAAGGTATAGCTCACAAAATTGCTGCCAATCCCAGAGTATCCCCTTCCTCAACCGTTGATCCTGGAGCAAATGCTCCTATCTAGAAGTCGTACAGAAGAGATTGCCTAGTCGAAAGTTATGTTTATGAATTTCCTATCACAAGTTAAACAAGATGGGCTATAAAATAGATTTCACCTGTTTATTAGTTCATGGACGAAAAACGAATTTATTTTGAAGCCTGATGAAGCCAATAATAGCACAAGAAGGCCAAAATGGCCCAGGAACATAAAATGGAACCTGCCCTATATTTGCTACTCTAGTAAATGTTATGCGAGGATTATAGATCCTACTAATAATATAGTTGTCTTTGGCTCAGAAGAAAGGgagaaaccaaaaagaaaagatatcgGTGAAGTGTTAGGTGCGGCGAGTTCATCATGATCCATCAGCCAAAAGAGCCCATTTAGCATGTGTCCCACTGTTTGATCATTCTCGTTTCACCTCTCATGTAAGTAAAGGGAGATAGAGCTCCATGCGATGAATATGTTCATTGTTAATCAGAATATGCAAATAACTTTCAGATAGCTAAGATCAAAATCATTAGATGTCACCAGGGAATCAATAAGAAACTAGAGGCATCTAATAATCAAATGAGAAGTATGAGTGAGATCTTAAGCATAGTGCCCCCTGGTAATTACGGAAGGGATTAAGCACTGTTTGCAAAGCCCAAGGACAGATTCAGAGGAGTAAGCAAACAAGAGGCTCAACAATATTTGTTTTGAGTGGGACTGGCAtgtggaaagaaaatgagatccATCACAATTATCATCACATTAAGAGGTTACTCTGTCAAGGACTTGCATGTTGTCTAAGTCACTTTGGGGAGTTTAAGAAAGCAAGAGCAATTagttttcaaataaagaaatgacTGTTAATGGGATGCAAACCTGTTTCCTCACGGTGAGTATGAGGCCTTTTCTCAGTTCTTCGCTGTAAGGTTCACCTTCCACCAGAGTTACAAAGGCATAAATGCCTTGTCCTTTCACCTAGAGACAAAAACATGATTTGTTGATTTGTTAGCATTTAAAGCAAGtgcaatgaaaaatttatcatcaATTTAGTCCTCTCTAAAGTATCTCATGCTCAACACCAACAACCGCAGCTTCTGCACATTTGGGACCCAAGATGAGCAGATTCGACTTCTGCTGTTCCAATCCGGTGTCCACTGCAGAGGCAAGTGAAGCATCATCAGATAACTAGTCCAGAATTCAAGGCACTGGGTGCTTTAAGATGGAAAAGAATTGGTCTTTGGAAGtttctcaacaaaaacaaaGCCACATTGTATGAGCACATaaaaaatgtttgaatgaaGGTACCAAAAGAGAAGATCTTGAGAAATTCATGTAGTACCTGACTTTGATGACATCATCAACTCTACCAGTCAGCCAGTGGTAACCATCCTTGTCCCTAAATGGGTTGAGcgaattaaaaaataaggaaatcaaATTATACAACTTATGCTGCAAAAAATATAACCATAACTACACCTTCCAAAGATATATAAGCGCAAGATTATCATTCAAGTTAAGGAATTGTATAAACATCCCTAGTAAGAACCCAGGCATAATGCGAGTAACTCAAGCAATAACTTAACAGTTGTATTAACTAACCTGCTGCAGCCATCACCAGTAAAATAGTATCCTGGGAATGGTTTGAAGCATGTTGTTTCGTATCGCTCGTGATCACCATAGAGTGTACGAAATGCCCCAGGCCAGGAACTTTTAATGCACAGGTATCCACTACACTCGCCTTCAATTTCAACCCCCTTTTCATCCACTATGACAGGCTGCACAAAACAAATGTGGAAATTAGTCGGAAAGACACCTTGTGAAAGGCTCTTAAGTTGTTCAAAAGTCAAAGGGAATGAAAGAGTTTAGAGACCTGAACcccaaagaaaggaaaagtagcAGATCCAGGTTTCTGTGGCCAGGCACCAGGTAATGGTGTGATCTGCGAGGAAGGTAAGCATCACTGGAGTCAGACTGAGACCATTAAGTGGATATTGTGGGCATTCtttgtaaaaaaattctaaCATGATAAACCCAAACGAATAACAAAATGTACCATGAAGCCGCCAGTTTCAGTTTGTCACCAAGTGTCAGATATAGGGCACTCTGAATCCCCGACTACATTGAAAAACCACCTGAAGAAATGTACACGGGTTTATGGATCTAGTGAAACATTATCTACATTAGAAAGTTAGGATAAAGCTCAGTACCTCCATGCACTTGGATTGATAGGCTCGCCAACACTTCCCGCAATGATTTGCGTGAATACTCACCAAATAAGCTTCCAATTCAATGAATTACTTTCACACGGCCAGGTGTTCCAATCACTATATCAACCCCTCTCCTCGATTGGCTCTCCTGAGCATGATAAGGAGCTCCACCATACAAACAACATGATGTTAAGCCCACTGCTCCACCATTAACTTCAAAATCAGAAAACACCCAAAATAATAGAGTAAACAATGTCGGACATCTATCTCTGTAAAAAGATGAGATTATTTCTATAAGCTTGATTCCAACACCTGCTTGGCCAATTCCCAAGTAGGTAAAAGCACCAAAACACTTGGTGGCCTACCACATCCTGTTTTCCTTGAGGTTTTTGCAGGCCCATTCGTCAGAGATTCCAAAATGGGCAAGACAAAAGCCAGAGTTTTGCCCTAGTACAATTCACTCAGTGAACAAGGTGATAATCAgtgctaaaaaattaaaacccattgttagggaaatcccttatgatgttttgaagatgacaaaataaatcaaaggctactaacatgtttgatggttgagtaatagaccatgcagataatagaacatgtagaggatattatcaaagtcaagAGGCgccggactcgagactcaaagtccgaagacatcgagactcaagactcaaagtctgaaagacgagactctatgctgaaCGGGCGGGTAcggactcagattgtaaagtctacggactcggattgtaaagtctaaagacccgaggttgtaaagtctcaagactcatatcgtaaagtctcaagactcggactttacatccagattcgatgaatcgtaactcaagcccaatcatacaacggctagtgatctggtttggattccacatcaagattgatttgattgaagacaagatctttctatacgaagaagctttacttatggaaaccaagatttcgtttgtatgggcgatcggaatcaatttgggattctacctttgtcactcaacggctaccaaatcttctaagatacgagctgtccaatgggtatattggaagacgattctcgggatgctgtccaacggtagtttggaagtggaggagtatttaagaagatcatggaccgatgagcaagtaagagacggagcgtagaatttataattccaaagtctaagcgactttagatcatatacttgtctcttgagagcttaaacgtttgtaatcgtgagagaaataccaagagagtgacttagtgagatagtgtgatctactaagtgtttgcactcggagttgtaatctcttgttgattgcatagtggaatccaccAAGA
This genomic stretch from Eucalyptus grandis isolate ANBG69807.140 chromosome 3, ASM1654582v1, whole genome shotgun sequence harbors:
- the LOC104438937 gene encoding LOW QUALITY PROTEIN: ATP-dependent RNA helicase mak5-like (The sequence of the model RefSeq protein was modified relative to this genomic sequence to represent the inferred CDS: inserted 2 bases in 1 codon); the protein is MGELQKQEQREEDEGEGPARGRWRLRVSSGVGQEEAQVGKEERQQKAPNPSSRNSRSIKAAETPGASLGDAKKEKKRKALELREDDEEDKSETSSELVDPENLKGKKKKKKKKKARLSDGDNEAMTFDIVLDGTDLVGRACTGQGKTLAFVLPILESLTNGPAKTSRKTGCVNGGAVGLTSCCLYGGAPYHAQESQSRRGVDIVIGTPGRVKQTETGGFMITPLPGAWPQKPGSATFPFFGVQPVIVDEKGVEIEGECSGYLCIKSSWPGAFRTLYGDHERYETTCFKPFPGYYFTGDGCSRDKDGYHWLTGRVDDVIKVSGHRIGTAEVESXLILGPKCAEAAVVGVEHEIL